A portion of the Punica granatum isolate Tunisia-2019 chromosome 7, ASM765513v2, whole genome shotgun sequence genome contains these proteins:
- the LOC116214975 gene encoding aldehyde oxidase GLOX-like has translation MAQTMTVMLYYILFLLLGFGTANVAGAGGGKWQLLQKSIGITAMHMQLLHNDRVVIFDRTDFGLSNLSLPNGQCRNNPKELAVQVDCTAHSVEYDVPSNSFRPLVVQTDVWCSSGATTPDGQLIQTGGFNDGERRIRIFNPCNAGSTECDWQEVDNGLLARRWYATNHRLPDGRQIIIGGRRQFNYEFYPKTANAPNVYSLRFLVETNDLKIENNLYPFVHLNVDGNLFIFANNRAILFDYVNNKVVKTYPTIPGGDPRSYPSTGSSVLLPLRNLQSKAIEAEVLVCGGAPKGSYNQAMSGNFVGALNTCARIKITDPNPQWIVETMPQARVMSDMLLLPNGNVVIINGGAAGTAGWEYGRNPVLNPIIYRPDNPVGARFETQNPSSIPRMYHSTAILLRDGRVLVGGSNPNIYYNFTGVLFPTELSLEAFSPPYLDAQSSTLRPKILSPSSQTKIALGQRFTVQFTLAAALNGSTVAVTMVAPSFTTHSFSMNQRLLVIGGSNVAAAGPSKYVVEAVAPRSGNLAPSGFYLLFVVHQEIPSEGIWVQIA, from the coding sequence ATGGCTCAGACTATGACGGTGATGCTTTATTACATTCTTTTCTTACTCCTGGGCTTCGGCACGGCCAATGTGGCCGGTGCCGGTGGAGGCAAGTGGCAGCTGTTGCAGAAGAGCATCGGCATAACGGCCATGCATATGCAGCTCCTCCACAATGACCGTGTGGTCATCTTCGACCGCACGGACTTCGGGCTGTCCAACCTCTCCCTCCCCAATGGACAATGCCGGAACAACCCCAAGGAGCTGGCAGTCCAGGTGGACTGTACCGCCCACTCGGTAGAGTATGATGTGCCCTCCAACTCATTCCGGCCCCTGGTGGTCCAGACTGACGTGTGGTGCTCCTCGGGGGCGACCACACCCGATGGCCAACTGATCCAGACTGGAGGGTTCAATGACGGAGAGCGCCGCATCAGGATATTCAACCCGTGCAATGCTGGCAGCACGGAATGTGATTGGCAGGAGGTCGACAACGGCCTCTTGGCTCGACGGTGGTACGCCACCAACCACCGTCTCCCTGACGGAAGGCAAATAATAATAGGCGGGCGAAGGCAATTCAACTATGAGTTCTATCCAAAGACTGCCAATGCCCCGAACGTGTACAGCCTTCGGTTCCTGGTCGAGACGAACGATCTCAAGATCGAGAACAATCTCTACCCCTTCGTCCACCTTAATGTTGATGGGAATCTCTTCATCTTCGCGAATAACCGGGCGATTCTATTCGACTATGTGAACAACAAGGTGGTCAAGACATACCCGACAATCCCCGGTGGCGACCCCAGGAGCTACCCGAGCACCGGCTCCTCAGTCTTGCTTCCGCTGAGGAACCTTCAATCAAAGGCTATTGAAGCAGAAGTGCTGGTCTGCGGCGGTGCGCCGAAGGGCTCATACAATCAGGCGATGAGTGGGAATTTCGTCGGAGCTTTGAATACGTGTGCGCGGATTAAGATAACCGACCCGAATCCTCAGTGGATTGTGGAGACAATGCCACAGGCTAGGGTCATGAGCGACATGCTGCTCCTCCCCAACGGCAATGTCGTGATCATCAATGGAGGTGCTGCGGGCACCGCCGGCTGGGAATATGGCCGGAACCCGGTTCTAAATCCAATCATTTACCGCCCCGACAACCCGGTTGGGGCCAGGTTCGAGACCCAAAATCCGAGCAGCATTCCCCGGATGTACCATTCCACAGCAATCCTCCTTCGGGATGGGAGGGTCCTCGTCGGCGGGAGCAACCCCAACATATACTACAACTTCACCGGAGTACTATTCCCGACCGAGTTAAGCCTCGAGGCCTTCTCGCCACCATACTTGGACGCTCAATCTTCAACCCTCCGGCCCAAGATTCTATCCCCTAGCTCCCAGACCAAGATTGCCCTTGGGCAGAGATTCACCGTGCAATTCACCCTGGCAGCCGCTCTGAATGGGAGCACGGTGGCTGTGACAATGGTGGCGCCGTCGTTTACAACGCACTCGTTCTCAATGAATCAACGGCTGCTCGTGATTGGCGGCTCGAATGTGGCCGCCGCAGGCCCATCTAAATATGTGGTGGAGGCCGTGGCACCCAGGTCGGGTAATCTCGCACCATCGGGGTTCTATCTTCTATTCGTGGTCCACCAGGAAATACCCAGCGAGGGCATATGGGTCCAAATAGCATGA